A DNA window from Rhineura floridana isolate rRhiFlo1 chromosome 11, rRhiFlo1.hap2, whole genome shotgun sequence contains the following coding sequences:
- the LOC133365809 gene encoding soluble scavenger receptor cysteine-rich domain-containing protein SSC5D-like yields the protein MQCLLFFLVVFLRLHATDPFPIRLSGGPSLCAGRVELFHQGEWGTVCDDDWDLQDVAVVCRELDCGVALSAPHGAWFGEGAGPIWLNEVRCMGTERHLHSCRHLGFRKHVCTHEEDASAICSAQRFAPFTAFPSHTTFRRSKMKAVTTARPLMSSTPVEGALRLMGGRTRCSGRLEVFHEGQWGTVCDDMWDLLDVAVVCRWLDCGEALAAPGGAFFGEGNSAIWLDDVQCQGEESTLAECRTSPWGTTNCRHSEDAGAVCSGEMPLAMVEEHVAMLTRTLVPQIPRHASSKRIPQSTWPTTNRDEPVANEASHRVEHPKEGPTEGVLGGQWQVRLQGGPGSCAGRVEVLYQDHWGTVCDDGWDLVDAAVVCRELGCGAPLLSPGNARYGPGSGPIWLDDVNCTGAEFTLWRCRSQPWGKHNCNHHEDASVICTGRWKRLLLPKQSSDSKTAAPITATQDPGPTDKAGLQSTLDMAETTSKLGFPAEWEMEYSEAPFLATQTMKLELEKETKPIIPFNVIESTPNPEILLRVQEMESTNIPKIQSPMQKWGQEPTYLSVESQPSSTQWDLASERETEPTSLWEMNETMSNLEILQDIQGTESVSTPNTRPPTQKLEQKPTSSIAEFQPTLPMQDPEFERETEPTSVSGTELPIVAQDLMPETETVHPIYWDNISEMPPVMQKVEPTNPSAQPTTSTSIQEPERQMKVTDLGVKELFLPSDILKATRETELPTATQNVQSIKHMETAYSKFSDSEENTGQKQQEGSNTDPHTTGPIEFTFDPSDLSSTDGTDVNNMTDLSQSPVSHTVSMDGPFEDRLVSSGDTERRAGTTSASDLTEAPGPNTPWTESVTHTAKVSEPSPDCPLRKNPRKEDQGCSCSSPALGNLVHAMKDLHGELGSLSTAIQHQGSQLEAVARSLSELAVSVQHLVGVLPVLLQPPSTQSSSAPSRQGEGEMGNQLPFK from the exons ATGCAATGCCTCTTGTTCTTTCTGG TTGTCTTCCTGAGACTTCATGCCACAG ATCCATTTCCAATACGTCTGTCTGGAGGCCCAAGCCTCTGTGCAGGACGGGTTGAACTCTTCCACCAGGGCGAATGGGGCACGGTGTGTGACGATGACTGGGACTTGCAGGATGTGGCTGTGGTATGCCGTGAGTTAGACTGTGGAGTTGCCCTTTCAGCACCCCATGGGGCCTGGTTTGGTGAAGGAGCTGGCCCCATCTGGCTGAACGAGGTGCGTTGCATGGGTACCGAGAGACACCTGCATTCCTGCCGCCACCTTGGCTTTCGCAAGCATGTCTGTACCCATGAGGAGGATGCCAGCGCCATCTGCTCAG CTCAGCGCTTTGCTCCTTTCACTGCCTTCCCCTCTCACACAACTTTCAGGAGGAGCAAAATGAAAGCAGTAACAACCGCCAGACCACTGATGTCTTCTACACCTGTTGAGG GGGCCCTACGTCTCATGGGTGGCAGAACCCGCTGTTCCGGCCGATTGGAGGTGTTTCATGAGGGGCAGTGGGGAACTGTGTGTGATGACatgtgggaccttctggatgttgCTGTGGTCTGCAGGTGGCTGGACTGTGGGGAGGCCCTGGCAGCACCAGGTGGTGCCTTCTTTGGTGAGGGGAACAGTGCCATCTGGTTAGATGATGTACAGTGCCAAGGAGAAGAGTCAACGTTGGCAGAGTGCCGTACCAGCCCTTGGGGGACAACCAACTGCCGACACAGTGAAGACGCTGGGGCAGTGTGTTCAG GTGAGATGCCCCTGGCCATGGTGGAAGAACATGTGGCCATGCTCACAAGGACCTTGGTGCCTCAGATACCCCGGCATGCATCTTCTAAGAGAATTCCACAATCTACTTGGCCTACAACAAACCGTGACGAACCTGTAGCTAATGAAGCATCACACAGAGTGGAGCACCCAAAGGAAGGTCCTACAGAAGGAGTGCTAGGTG GCCAGTGGCAGGTGCGGCTGCAAGGAGGCCCTGGATCCTGTGCTGGACGGGTGGAGGTTCTGTATCAAGATCACTGGGGCACGGTATGCGATGATGGCTGGGATCTGGTGGATGCAGCAGTGGTGTGTCGTGAGCTGGGCTGTGGGGCCCCTCTTCTCAGCCCTGGTAATGCAAGATATGGACCAGGATCTGGACCTATCTGGTTGGATGATGTCAACTGTACCGGAGCAGAGTTCACTCTATGGCGCTGCCGCTCCCAGCCCTGGGGGAAGCATAACTGCAATCATCATGAAGATGCTTCTGTCATCTGCACAG GCAGGTGGAAGCGTCTGTTATTGCCAAAGCAATCCAGTGATTCAAAGACAGCTGCACCAATCACTGCTACACAGGATCCAGGACCTACAGACAAGGCAGGGCTGCAAAGCACCTTGGATATGGCTGAGACCACATCCAAGCTGGGTTTTCCAGCTGAATGGGAGATGGAATACTCTGAAGCACCATTCCTAGCCACCCAAACTATGAAGCTTGAACTGGAAAAGGAGACAAAGCCAATAATCCCGTTCAATGTCATTGAATCAACCCCTAACCCAGAAATCCTGCTGCGTGTCCAGGAGATGGAATCAACCAACATTCCAAAAATACAGTCACCCATGCAAAAATGGGGACAAGAGCCCACTTATCTTTCAGTTGAGTCTCAGCCATCATCAACTCAGTGGGATCTGGCATCTGAAAGAGAAACGGAGCCAACAAGCCTATGGGAGATGAATGAAACAATGTCTAATCTAGAGATCCTGCAAGATATTCAGGGGACAGAGTCAGTCAGCACTCCCAATACAAGACCACCCACACAGAAATTGGAACAAAAGCCCACCTCTTCCATAGCTGAATTTCAGCCAACTTTACCCATGCAGGATCCAGAatttgagagagaaacagagccaACAAGTGTGTCAGGAACAGAACTGCCCATAGTTGCACAAGACCTTATGCCTGAAACAGAGACAGTGCATCCTATTTATTGGGACAATATTTCTGAAATGCCTCCAGTCATGCAGAAAGTAGAACCCACCAACCCCTCAGCTCAGCCTACCACTTCCACATCAATTCAAGAACCTGAAAGACAGATGAAGGTAACTGATCTTGGAGTAAAAGAGCTGTTCCTGCCCTCAGATATCTTGAAGGCTACAAGGGAGACGGAATTGCCAACAGCTACACAGAATGtacaatctataaagcacatggaAACAGCCTACTCCAAGTTCTCAGACTCTGAAGAGAACACAGGTCAGAAGCAACAAGAGGGATCAAATACAGATCCCCATACCACGGGGCCCATAG AGTTCACATTTGACCCCAGTGACTTGAGCTCCACGGATGGAACAGATGTTAACAATATGACTGATCTGTCCCAAAGTCCAGTGTCACATACAGTTTCTATGGATGGGCCATTTGAGGATCGTTTGGTGAGCTCAGGAGACACAGAAAGAAGAGCTG GTACCACCTCTGCATCAGACCTGACTGAAGCACCAGGACCAAACACTCCCTGGACTGAATCTGTCACCCACACTGCTAAAGTCAGTGAGCCATCACCAGACTGCCCTCTTAGGAAGAACCCAAGGAAAGAGGATCAAGGCTGCAGCTGTTCCTCACCTGCTCTAGGAAACTTGGTCCATGCAATGAAAGATCTCCATGGGGAACTGGGCTCCCTCTCCACCGCCATTCAGCATCAGGGCTCCCAACTGGAGGCAGTTGCCCGCAGTCTGTCTGAGCTGGCTGTTTCTGTACAGCATCTTGTGGGGGTGTTGCCTGTCCTACTACAACCACCCTCAACCCAGTCCTCCTCAGCTCCAAGTAGGCAGGGTGAAGGAGAGATGGGAAACCAGCTGCCCTTCAAATGA